In one window of Henckelia pumila isolate YLH828 chromosome 1, ASM3356847v2, whole genome shotgun sequence DNA:
- the LOC140875441 gene encoding probable WRKY transcription factor 59, protein MQLHRHTIMANTYPAASTGAFSTSHSSPAGSSLSPETSLEVSDFFELNDWIHDPAFLSFAEEYGHLQNPVFASDHYTVVNSTGISMISGEFHDDGIMNGDRGSGKEKKEIRDKVAFRTKSQIEILDDGFKWRKYGKKMVKNSPNPRNYFKCSVEGCPVKKRVERDKDDPHYVVTTYEGIHNHQGPYL, encoded by the exons atgcaacTTCATCGCCACACGATCATGGCCAACACTTACCCGGCGGCGTCCACGGGCGCCTTTTCCACCTCGCACAGCTCACCTGCGGGCAGCAGTTTGTCCCCCGAGACAAGCCTCGAGGTCTCCGATTTCTTCGAGTTGAATGACTGGATTCATGATCCAGCGTTTCTCTCGTTCGCCGAAGAATATGGTCATCTGCAGAATCCAGTCTTTGCGTCTGATCATTATACGGTGGTTAACTCTACTGGGATTAGCATGATCAGCGGCGAGTTTCATGATGATGGGATTATGAACG GAGACAGAGGAAGTGGGAAGGAGAAGAAAGAAATCAGAGACAAAGTTGCTTTTCGAACCAAGTCACAGATTGAGATACTGGATGATGGATTCAAGTGGAGGAAGTATGGGAAAAAGATGGTGAAAAATAGCCCAAATCCAAG GAACTACTTCAAGTGCTCAGTCGAAGGGTGCCCGGTGAAGAAAAGAGTCGAAAGAGACAAAGATGATCCACATTACGTTGTAACAACATACGAGGGGATCCATAACCACCAAGGCCCTTACCTCTGA
- the LOC140883966 gene encoding 25S rRNA (cytosine-C(5))-methyltransferase NSUN5 isoform X2, with the protein MARRKPIASRQTQKTPQNHAEPVNKRRTNAERSAYFARREAAKVLRSTLQGDARQRAVGSIKSLVYSPSIRNKRATFALVCETLKHLSVIKDVLEDANILSAKWKRQKELIYIITYDTLFGQEGALIGDAERYVMLKKDALQSALSLILSRNGAKEVKDLVVLDKINDLQKPRFVRVNTLNMDTESVIGELRKQYKVKKDDMIPDLLILQPRADLHNHPLVMNGSVFLQGKGSSMVAVALGPEPGWEVIDACAAPGNKTLHLAALMKGQGKIIACERDEKRVKRLKDNVILSGASNVKVKHEDFLNLDPSDPSCAKIRAILLDPSCSGSGTVLDRLDHLLPSHRAGQSDDEIKRLRKLAGFQKRVLEHALSFPAVERIVYSTCSIHQIENEDIISSVLHLASSHGFQLETVLPQWPRRGLPTFDGSEHLLRTDLVEDKEGFFIALFVRKIVRHSEDRAGVLGKKVKVARKPTSSPNNR; encoded by the exons ATGGCGCGGAGGAAGCCGATTGCTAGCCGGCAAACGCAAAAAACGCCGCAAAATCACGCGGAGCCGGTAAACAAGCGGCGTACCAACGCCGAACGCTCCGCTTACTTCGCGCGGAGAGAAGCCGCAAAGGTATTGCGCAGCACACTCCAGGGTGACGCTAGGCAGCGAGCCGTCGGGTCTATTAAATCTTTAGTTTACAGTCCTTCCATCAGAAACAAGAGAGCTACCTTTGCTCTTGTTTGTGAGACACTGAAGC ATCTCTCAGTTATCAAGGATGTGTTGGAGGATGCAAATATTCTAAGTGCTAAGTGGAAG AGGCAGAAGgaattgatatatataattacaTATGATACTCTTTTTGGTCAG GAGGGTGCATTAATTGGTGATGCAGAAAGATATGTTATGCTGAAGAAGGATGCATTGCAGTCGGCATTGTCACTAATTTTATCTCGTAATGGAGCAAAAGAAGTAAAAGATTTGGTGGTTCTTGATAAAATTAATG ATTTACAAAAGCCACGATTTGTTCGCGTAAATACTCTGAATATGGATACAGAATCAGTTATTGGTGAATTAAGGAAACAATACAAG GTAAAAAAGGATGACATGATTCCTGATTTGTTAATTCTCCAACCACGTGCTGATTTGCACAATCATCCACTAGTCATGAATGGAAGTGTCTTTTTGCAG GGTAAAGGAAGTTCCATGGTTGCTGTAGCCCTTGGACCTGAACCAGGATGGGAG GTCATTGATGCTTGTGCAGCTCCGGGGAACAAAACTCTTCACCTTGCCGCTCTTATGAAGGGTCAGGGAAAAATTATAGCTTGTGAGCGTGATGAAAAAAGGGTCAAGCGCCTGAAAGATAATGTGATATTGTCTGGGGCTTCGA ATGTGAAAGTTAAGCATGAAGATTTCTTAAACCTCGATCCAAGTGATCCTTCATGTGCCAAG ATTCGTGCTATATTATTAGATCCATCTTGTTCTGGGTCTGGCACTGTTTTAGATAGACTGGACCATTTACTCCCATCACATAGAGCAG GTCAATCTGATGATGAAATAAAGCGACTTAGAAAGCTTGCGGGTTTTCAGAAGAGGGTTTTGGAACACGCATTATCCT TTCCCGCAGTTGAGAGAATTGTTTACAGCACATGCTCCATCCATCAAATAGAGAATGAAGACATTATCAGCTCGGTTCTACACCTTGCTTCTTCTCATGGTTTTCAACTGGAAACGGTTCTTCCGCAGTGGCCTCGACGGGGTCTCCCAACTTTTGATGGAT CTGAACATTTATTGAGGACAGATTTAGTGGAAGATAAAGAGGGGTTCTTCATCGCTCTGTTTGTGAGGAAGATCGTTCGGCACTCGGAAGACCGCGCCGGTGTACTTGGAAAGAAAGTAAAAGTTGCAAGAAAA CCTACTTCCTCGCCGAACAACAGGTGA
- the LOC140875112 gene encoding 17.9 kDa class II heat shock protein-like, producing MDLRFLGLETPLLHALHHLLDPSTESPNNRSTDANKRSHVRDAEAMAATPADVIERPDSFVFEIDMPGLKSGDIKVEVEDDNVLVISGDRKAEDEKEGFKYVRKERRIGRLMRKFVLPENAITDKITAVCQDGVLRVTVEKLSPPKPKKPRTIQVDIA from the coding sequence ATGGATTTGAGATTCCTGGGACTCGAAACTCCGCTCCTCCATGCCCTACACCACCTGCTGGATCCTTCGACGGAATCTCCCAACAACAGATCAACAGACGCTAACAAAAGATCTCACGTGCGTGATGCGGAAGCCATGGCGGCGACACCGGCGGACGTGATAGAGCGACCGGATTCCTTTGTCTTCGAGATAGACATGCCTGGGCTGAAATCCGGTGACATCAAAGTCGAGGTGGAAGATGACAATGTGTTGGTGATCAGTGGTGACCGGAAGGCGGAGGATGAGAAGGAGGGGTTCAAGTACGTGCGGAAGGAGAGGAGGATCGGGAGACTCATGAGGAAATTCGTGCTGCCGGAAAATGCGATTACCGACAAGATCACGGCGGTGTGCCAGGACGGGGTGCTGCGCGTGACGGTGGAGAAGCTTTCGCCGCCGAAACCCAAGAAGCCTAGGACTATTCAAGTTGATATTGCTTGA
- the LOC140883966 gene encoding 25S rRNA (cytosine-C(5))-methyltransferase NSUN5 isoform X1 encodes MARRKPIASRQTQKTPQNHAEPVNKRRTNAERSAYFARREAAKVLRSTLQGDARQRAVGSIKSLVYSPSIRNKRATFALVCETLKHLSVIKDVLEDANILSAKWKRQKELIYIITYDTLFGQEGALIGDAERYVMLKKDALQSALSLILSRNGAKEVKDLVVLDKINDLQKPRFVRVNTLNMDTESVIGELRKQYKVKKDDMIPDLLILQPRADLHNHPLVMNGSVFLQGKGSSMVAVALGPEPGWEVIDACAAPGNKTLHLAALMKGQGKIIACERDEKRVKRLKDNVILSGASNVKVKHEDFLNLDPSDPSCAKIRAILLDPSCSGSGTVLDRLDHLLPSHRAGQSDDEIKRLRKLAGFQKRVLEHALSFPAVERIVYSTCSIHQIENEDIISSVLHLASSHGFQLETVLPQWPRRGLPTFDGSEHLLRTDLVEDKEGFFIALFVRKIVRHSEDRAGVLGKKVKVARKVRKPSDIFVAKMLKVPFKLRKKL; translated from the exons ATGGCGCGGAGGAAGCCGATTGCTAGCCGGCAAACGCAAAAAACGCCGCAAAATCACGCGGAGCCGGTAAACAAGCGGCGTACCAACGCCGAACGCTCCGCTTACTTCGCGCGGAGAGAAGCCGCAAAGGTATTGCGCAGCACACTCCAGGGTGACGCTAGGCAGCGAGCCGTCGGGTCTATTAAATCTTTAGTTTACAGTCCTTCCATCAGAAACAAGAGAGCTACCTTTGCTCTTGTTTGTGAGACACTGAAGC ATCTCTCAGTTATCAAGGATGTGTTGGAGGATGCAAATATTCTAAGTGCTAAGTGGAAG AGGCAGAAGgaattgatatatataattacaTATGATACTCTTTTTGGTCAG GAGGGTGCATTAATTGGTGATGCAGAAAGATATGTTATGCTGAAGAAGGATGCATTGCAGTCGGCATTGTCACTAATTTTATCTCGTAATGGAGCAAAAGAAGTAAAAGATTTGGTGGTTCTTGATAAAATTAATG ATTTACAAAAGCCACGATTTGTTCGCGTAAATACTCTGAATATGGATACAGAATCAGTTATTGGTGAATTAAGGAAACAATACAAG GTAAAAAAGGATGACATGATTCCTGATTTGTTAATTCTCCAACCACGTGCTGATTTGCACAATCATCCACTAGTCATGAATGGAAGTGTCTTTTTGCAG GGTAAAGGAAGTTCCATGGTTGCTGTAGCCCTTGGACCTGAACCAGGATGGGAG GTCATTGATGCTTGTGCAGCTCCGGGGAACAAAACTCTTCACCTTGCCGCTCTTATGAAGGGTCAGGGAAAAATTATAGCTTGTGAGCGTGATGAAAAAAGGGTCAAGCGCCTGAAAGATAATGTGATATTGTCTGGGGCTTCGA ATGTGAAAGTTAAGCATGAAGATTTCTTAAACCTCGATCCAAGTGATCCTTCATGTGCCAAG ATTCGTGCTATATTATTAGATCCATCTTGTTCTGGGTCTGGCACTGTTTTAGATAGACTGGACCATTTACTCCCATCACATAGAGCAG GTCAATCTGATGATGAAATAAAGCGACTTAGAAAGCTTGCGGGTTTTCAGAAGAGGGTTTTGGAACACGCATTATCCT TTCCCGCAGTTGAGAGAATTGTTTACAGCACATGCTCCATCCATCAAATAGAGAATGAAGACATTATCAGCTCGGTTCTACACCTTGCTTCTTCTCATGGTTTTCAACTGGAAACGGTTCTTCCGCAGTGGCCTCGACGGGGTCTCCCAACTTTTGATGGAT CTGAACATTTATTGAGGACAGATTTAGTGGAAGATAAAGAGGGGTTCTTCATCGCTCTGTTTGTGAGGAAGATCGTTCGGCACTCGGAAGACCGCGCCGGTGTACTTGGAAAGAAAGTAAAAGTTGCAAGAAAAGTAAGAAAACCTTCAGACATTTTTGTTGCCAAAATGCTTAAAGTGCCATTTAAACTAAGAAAGAAACTATGA
- the LOC140872959 gene encoding uncharacterized protein codes for MGAENKLYEAASTDNTAILNLLLEKDPFLLERISYTCSNKTPLHVATMKGNLRFVQGILKRNLQLAQVLDSQHSSPLHVASAKGYLDIAKTLLSAAPDVCLSRDSGGKIPLHLSAMNGHAGVLAELVRVCPLAAREKVDGGGNVLHLCVKYDRLECLETLVPVLNEEVVNAKDNDGNTIMHMAIRDKQIEIIKYLVETNKINLNAKNSQGQTVEDILDETSHEDDTVSDIKKILQPALTKSRGTRTQPVKWLTKKRDSIMVVAILIATMAFQAALSPPGGLWQDELTQDSQGNPVPNPHHAGEAIMSNSNPEFFQNYIRVNTVAFVSSLSIILFLISGLPFKHRFLLWLLMVAMWLTVTSIAITYGLSILVITPKRYAESKNHVVETAITVWCGVMAILLVGNTVRFIDKWLWAKGIVVRPFARFRAKYDRAGRQESA; via the exons atgggTGCAGAAAACAAGCTCTATGAAGCTGCATCGACAGATAATACAGCGATTTTGAACCTACTGCTCGAGAAGGATCCTTTTCTTCTCGAAAGAATTTCGTATACATGTAGCAACAAGACTCCCTTGCATGTGGCGACCATGAAAGGGAACTTGAGATTTGTTCAAGGGATCTTGAAGAGAAATCTTCAACTTGCCCAAGTGTTGGATTCCCAGCACTCGTCGCCTCTTCATGTAGCATCAGCTAAAGGGTACTTAGATATAGCGAAAACGCTCTTATCGGCTGCACCGGACGTGTGCCTTTCGCGTGATTCTGGAGGCAAGATTCCTCTCCATCTTTCAGCCATGAATGGCCATGCCGGTGTGTTGGCGGAGCTGGTTCGGGTGTGTCCCCTTGCTGCTCGAGAGAAGGTAGACGGGGGCGGAAacgtgttgcatttatgtgttaaATATGATAGATTGGAGTGCTTGGAGACTTTGGTGCCTGTCTTGAATGAGGAGGTTGTGAATGCCAAGGATAATGATGGGAACACCATAATGCATATGGCTATAAGGGATAAGCAAATTGAG ATTATCAAATACCTGGTGGAAACCAACAAAATAAACTTGAATGCAAAGAATTCACAGGGCCAAACGGTGGAAGACATATTGGACGAAACATCTCATGAAGACGACACAGTTTCGGACATCAAGAAAATCCTCCAACCGGCTCTCACCAAATCAAGAGGCACCCGAACCCAACCGGTCAAGTGGCTAACCAAAAAACGAGACTCGATAATGGTGGTGGCAATCCTTATAGCAACAATGGCTTTTCAAGCCGCATTGAGCCCTCCAGGCGGGCTTTGGCAGGATGAACTGACCCAAGATTCGCAAGGAAACCCGGTGCCGAATCCTCACCACGCAGGAGAAGCTATCATGTCAAATAGTAACCCGGAATTTTTCCAGAACTATATACGAGTGAACACTGTGGCGTTCGTCTCCTCTCTGAGCATAATATTATTTCTCATCAGTGGTCTGCCGTTTAAGCACAGGTTTCTTCTGTGGCTTTTGATGGTTGCAATGTGGCTGACGGTGACATCAATAGCTATAACTTATGGCTTATCCATTCTTGTTATAACCCCGAAAAGGTATGCGGAATCTAAGAATCATGTTGTTGAGACTGCTATTACGGTGTGGTGCGGCGTGATGGCGATTCTTCTGGTTGGCAACACGGTGAGGTTCATCGACAAATGGTTGTGGGCAAAAGGGATAGTTGTAAGGCCATTTGCCAGATTCAGAGCGAAGTATGATCGAGCCGGAAGACAGGAATCTGCTTAA